One genomic region from Sphingobacterium sp. UGAL515B_05 encodes:
- a CDS encoding glycoside hydrolase family 25 protein — MAQQQSKRKKTSIKGSQVRGTKWIWMIAGMLVFFLCLVVWHYRAGIIYYFRVATSKDKSLTKEAKYDIRNIEIMSKHDDKVFGIDVSTYQEEIDWQKVSTINDHFPIDFVFIRATMGEKGIDDKFSQNWSKTENRAVLRGAYHYFRPNENSVKQARNFIRKVKLQSGDLPPVLDIEEHPKQQSMDSLKVGLKRWLEEVEAHYKVKPILYSGDKFYSDFLEKEFAAYTLWIANYNFWVENPKEHWAFWQFSEKGTVRGIQGNVDLNIYNGKIEELEKLLIPFK, encoded by the coding sequence ATGGCACAACAGCAATCAAAAAGAAAGAAAACAAGTATAAAAGGAAGTCAGGTTCGTGGAACAAAGTGGATTTGGATGATAGCAGGGATGCTGGTGTTTTTCCTCTGTCTTGTTGTGTGGCATTATCGGGCTGGAATTATATACTATTTTCGCGTGGCTACCTCCAAAGACAAGTCTCTGACGAAGGAAGCTAAATATGATATTCGTAATATTGAGATTATGAGCAAGCACGATGATAAGGTGTTTGGCATAGACGTGTCTACCTATCAGGAAGAAATAGATTGGCAGAAGGTAAGTACAATAAATGATCATTTTCCGATAGATTTTGTGTTTATCCGGGCGACAATGGGTGAAAAAGGCATTGATGATAAGTTTAGTCAAAATTGGAGTAAAACGGAAAATAGGGCAGTTTTGAGAGGGGCCTATCATTATTTTAGACCCAATGAGAACTCGGTCAAGCAAGCGAGGAATTTTATTCGGAAGGTTAAACTACAGTCTGGCGATCTTCCACCGGTCTTGGATATTGAGGAGCATCCAAAACAACAATCGATGGATAGCTTGAAAGTCGGGCTAAAACGTTGGCTTGAAGAAGTCGAAGCCCACTACAAAGTAAAACCCATTCTTTACTCCGGAGATAAGTTTTATAGTGACTTTTTGGAAAAGGAATTTGCAGCTTATACGTTGTGGATTGCAAATTATAACTTTTGGGTTGAGAACCCCAAAGAGCATTGGGCGTTTTGGCAATTTTCTGAAAAAGGTACTGTCAGAGGGATTCAGGGCAATGTGGACTTAAATATATACAATGGTAAAATTGAGGAATTGGAAAAGCTGCTTATTCCTTTTAAATAG
- a CDS encoding rhodanese-like domain-containing protein produces the protein MHRVFITLCGVWLALFNGQMQLHAESKTHRVEMSQPASDLPRLTLKEFKKLRRETAIQVLDTRPGDIFLQGFVPKSINIGFKGPFDHFLGQVFPNKAQKLLLITDSDSQDTVYHHLLQLGYTHIIGVLEGGIETWKASEDVVSLRNISAGEFRKRSDQGHIVDVRTAKEFGNGHIDNAMNIPLTDFVNFGSTLKKDNQQLYVHCQSGYRSAVAVSILSTKGFKHICNIQGGYKALQEEVKENQ, from the coding sequence ATGCATAGAGTTTTTATCACATTATGTGGGGTTTGGTTAGCACTGTTTAATGGTCAAATGCAATTGCATGCGGAATCGAAGACTCATCGGGTCGAGATGTCGCAACCCGCTTCAGATTTACCACGATTAACATTGAAAGAATTTAAAAAATTGCGTCGTGAAACAGCTATCCAAGTTCTTGATACGCGACCTGGCGATATTTTCCTACAAGGATTTGTACCTAAATCTATAAATATAGGCTTTAAAGGTCCTTTTGATCACTTTTTGGGGCAAGTATTTCCAAATAAAGCTCAAAAGCTTTTATTGATTACAGACAGCGATAGTCAAGATACAGTTTATCATCATTTATTACAGTTGGGTTATACCCATATTATTGGGGTTTTAGAAGGCGGCATTGAAACTTGGAAAGCTAGCGAAGATGTAGTCTCGTTGCGTAATATCAGTGCAGGAGAATTCAGGAAAAGATCAGATCAAGGTCATATTGTGGATGTAAGAACAGCTAAAGAATTTGGTAATGGACATATTGACAATGCAATGAATATTCCATTAACAGATTTCGTTAATTTTGGTTCTACGCTTAAAAAAGACAATCAACAGCTGTATGTACACTGTCAATCAGGTTATAGGAGTGCAGTGGCTGTATCTATTTTGAGCACTAAAGGATTTAAACATATATGCAATATCCAAGGTGGGTATAAGGCATTGCAAGAAGAAGTAAAGGAGAATCAATAA
- the trxA gene encoding thioredoxin — MATFDQIIQSNSLVLVDFFATWCGPCQTMAPILQDVKEFYQDDLSIIKIDVDKNPKIASIYKVSGVPTFVLFKNGQQVWRQSGMIPKMELHKLIDQVK, encoded by the coding sequence ATGGCTACTTTTGACCAGATTATTCAATCAAATTCGCTGGTTTTGGTGGATTTTTTTGCGACGTGGTGCGGTCCCTGCCAGACTATGGCGCCGATTTTACAGGATGTAAAGGAATTTTATCAAGATGATTTGTCTATCATTAAGATTGACGTGGATAAGAATCCAAAAATTGCTTCGATTTATAAGGTAAGTGGCGTGCCTACTTTCGTGTTGTTCAAAAATGGCCAACAGGTATGGCGACAAAGCGGCATGATTCCCAAGATGGAATTACATAAATTGATCGATCAAGTAAAGTAA
- the scpB gene encoding SMC-Scp complex subunit ScpB has product MKDVIRNIEAIIFASAEGIDLADIKQILQESLAIEVSREELRELIKKIETKYQDEDYVLELRYINNAYQFLTKALYHESIQQLQNHNNKRKLSQSALETLAIIAYRQPITKLEVEQIRGVSCDYSIQRLLEKKLIKIAGKADSIGKPLLYATSQQFMDHFGINGVRDLPQLKDIVTEDNAIGETNE; this is encoded by the coding sequence TTGAAAGACGTCATAAGAAATATTGAAGCAATTATATTTGCTTCTGCGGAAGGAATAGATCTTGCCGATATCAAACAGATTTTGCAGGAATCCTTAGCCATTGAAGTATCCAGGGAAGAGCTACGTGAGTTGATTAAAAAAATTGAAACGAAGTACCAGGACGAAGACTATGTACTCGAATTACGCTATATCAACAACGCCTATCAGTTTTTGACAAAAGCTCTTTATCATGAATCGATACAACAGCTCCAAAATCACAATAACAAGCGAAAACTAAGTCAATCAGCACTAGAAACACTCGCAATCATTGCCTACAGACAACCGATAACAAAATTAGAAGTGGAGCAGATTAGAGGTGTAAGCTGTGATTATTCTATTCAACGATTACTGGAAAAGAAACTGATCAAAATTGCGGGAAAAGCAGATAGTATCGGAAAACCATTACTTTATGCAACAAGCCAGCAGTTCATGGATCACTTCGGAATCAATGGTGTGAGAGATCTCCCACAATTGAAAGACATCGTTACTGAGGACAATGCGATTGGCGAAACAAATGAATAA
- the mqnC gene encoding cyclic dehypoxanthinyl futalosine synthase encodes MNVSNLLERALRFEFLSKEEGVFLYQNAPTADLTFVANELRKIQVPHGKVTWQIDRNVNTTNVCIANCKFCNFFRRPGHEDSYITDIESYKQKIEETFKYGGDQLLLQGGHHPDLGIEFYKNLYKQLKELYPTLKLHSLGPPEIAHISKLENMSHIEVLTQLKEAGLDSLPGAGAEILNDRVRRLISKGKCGGKEWLDVMRAAHKINLPTSATMMFGHIETIEERFEHLAWIREVQDEKPQESHGFIAFIPWPFQDDGTLLKRLRGITNNVTSEEYIRMIALSRIMLPNIKNIQASWLTVGKRTAQLCLHAGANDFGSIMIEENVVSAAGAPHRFTSKSIQEAILEAGFSPQLRTQKYEFRELPAHMVEQVINY; translated from the coding sequence ATGAATGTAAGTAATTTATTAGAACGGGCGCTCCGATTTGAGTTCCTATCCAAGGAAGAGGGTGTTTTTTTATATCAAAACGCACCTACAGCTGATTTGACTTTCGTAGCCAATGAATTGCGTAAAATACAAGTGCCACATGGCAAAGTAACCTGGCAAATCGACAGAAATGTCAATACCACGAATGTGTGTATTGCAAATTGCAAGTTTTGTAATTTTTTCCGTCGCCCTGGTCATGAAGATAGTTACATTACCGATATTGAAAGCTACAAACAAAAGATAGAGGAAACTTTTAAATACGGGGGCGATCAACTGCTGCTGCAAGGTGGCCATCACCCGGATTTAGGTATTGAGTTTTACAAAAACCTTTACAAGCAATTAAAGGAACTTTATCCTACGCTAAAACTACATTCGCTCGGCCCGCCTGAAATTGCACACATTTCCAAACTGGAGAATATGAGCCATATTGAAGTTTTGACGCAATTGAAAGAAGCAGGACTAGACTCGCTACCTGGAGCGGGAGCTGAAATTCTCAATGATCGTGTGAGACGTCTTATATCAAAAGGAAAATGCGGTGGTAAAGAATGGCTAGATGTTATGCGGGCAGCCCATAAAATTAATTTACCAACTTCTGCCACCATGATGTTTGGTCATATCGAAACGATAGAAGAACGTTTTGAACATTTGGCATGGATTCGCGAAGTACAGGATGAAAAACCTCAGGAGTCCCATGGATTTATTGCATTTATCCCTTGGCCTTTCCAAGATGATGGTACCTTATTGAAAAGACTTCGCGGCATTACTAACAACGTAACAAGTGAAGAATATATTCGTATGATTGCCTTAAGCCGCATTATGCTTCCTAATATTAAAAATATACAGGCTTCTTGGCTCACCGTCGGAAAGCGCACAGCGCAATTATGTCTGCACGCTGGAGCGAACGACTTCGGCTCAATTATGATTGAAGAAAATGTCGTTTCGGCAGCTGGTGCACCACATCGGTTTACATCAAAATCTATACAGGAAGCTATTTTGGAAGCTGGATTCAGCCCACAACTGCGAACACAAAAATATGAGTTCCGCGAGCTACCAGCCCATATGGTCGAACAGGTCATTAACTATTAA
- a CDS encoding TonB-dependent receptor, translating to MMKKTDKNCCFDLILGQKFNKRFLIMSSLLIGGGMTTHGFASGLTNHGKVEVVSLMKTKGLQQTPIKGVVKDAATGQGLTGVSVKIKGSSNGTSTDENGAFTIQGKIGDVLIVSYIGYKSTEVAVSSKADLTISLSGSEDALEEVVVTGYSTQRKKDLTGSVAVVNTDQLKTTPAASAVESLQGRATGVQVVTDGAPGATPAIKIRGYSTINNNEPLYVIDGVPYEGKLSWLNQNDIESMQVLKDASAASIYGSRANNGVIIITTKSGKSGKPQINLDTYYGVQVPNSSRFPKMLDPLQVYRINGNTGDLPVYLRYGSLSGNEIDPKNVDMSKYNYADNKEEFFQITKANQAGTDWFKELSQNAPTQSYQLSAVGGGENASYAVSGGYLGQKGTVIHTGFERFNVRSNTNFSAFNKKLRFGENMQYSMTKGHGIGVNTNTAGDYIGEGSALGFAYRIKNIIPVYDEGGNFAGSIGGWGNGENPVAIAYRAKDDVNRSNLFFGNAFGEYDILKGLTFRTSFGIKYENYYGVDYTYPNLEFQEGSANNGIAETAGYNTEWTWTNTLNYKVNFNDVHNLNILLGTEAIDNSHRQVRGTDNDFFITNNLDYFYVGSGSKKSGASEGAYGSLFSLFGKVDYSYKDRYILSATVRRDGSSNFGPNNKYGVFPGASAAWRLSQEDFMKNISWLNDLKIRAGYGITGNQRIPGYQYLKRFQLSQNSSSYPIGGSLVSGMWISDYQNENVKWEQVKSLNLGLDFSILEGKIDGTFDWYNKKTTDMLFALPLPATAVGRGNSPYLNVGDMQNKGVELSLNYHHKQHDPNKFDFDLGVNFSKNDNKILSLAPGVEQVVYGAFRSMETSIMKAGSPFGAFYGFKVAGIYQNSGELTQYASYDLARVGGFRFEDINNDGKIDESDKTIIGSPHPDFTYAINFNARYQNFDMMMYFYGSKGNQNYEATRYFTDFGVFDGQKSTRLLDMWSTENPSGSVPSITKDKVSPNEYASSTYYIQDASFFKMKNFQIGYNFQTDKLFGSNTGVKRLRAYLGVTNLFTITKYKGLDPEVTATPSKYPALGVDFGVYPQSRQYMLGVSVGF from the coding sequence ATGATGAAAAAAACGGACAAAAATTGCTGTTTTGATCTCATATTGGGCCAAAAGTTCAATAAGAGGTTTCTGATTATGAGTTCTCTTCTCATTGGGGGAGGAATGACCACTCATGGATTTGCCAGTGGATTAACCAACCATGGCAAAGTTGAAGTCGTTTCATTAATGAAAACCAAAGGCTTACAACAGACACCGATCAAGGGAGTAGTGAAGGATGCGGCTACAGGTCAAGGTCTTACTGGTGTATCTGTCAAAATTAAGGGGAGTAGTAATGGAACATCGACAGATGAAAATGGCGCATTTACTATTCAAGGAAAAATCGGGGATGTGCTTATTGTCAGTTACATTGGATACAAAAGTACGGAGGTAGCTGTTTCTTCGAAAGCTGATCTTACGATTTCACTAAGCGGCAGTGAAGATGCATTAGAGGAAGTCGTTGTCACTGGTTATTCTACACAGCGGAAGAAGGATCTGACCGGATCTGTTGCTGTAGTCAATACAGATCAATTGAAGACCACACCAGCTGCGAGTGCTGTAGAGTCCTTACAGGGACGTGCCACAGGGGTTCAAGTTGTTACGGACGGTGCACCGGGTGCTACTCCAGCGATTAAAATCCGTGGCTACAGTACAATTAATAACAATGAACCGCTATATGTTATCGATGGTGTTCCATACGAAGGAAAACTGAGCTGGTTAAACCAGAATGATATCGAGTCTATGCAGGTCCTGAAAGATGCGTCGGCAGCATCTATTTACGGTTCTCGTGCAAATAATGGTGTTATTATTATAACAACAAAATCGGGTAAATCAGGTAAACCACAGATTAATTTGGATACTTATTATGGCGTACAAGTACCTAATAGCAGTAGATTTCCGAAAATGTTAGATCCTCTGCAGGTATATAGGATAAATGGTAATACAGGTGATCTTCCCGTTTATCTCCGCTATGGTTCGCTTTCTGGGAATGAGATAGATCCTAAGAATGTAGATATGTCGAAGTATAACTACGCGGACAACAAAGAAGAATTTTTTCAAATTACAAAAGCCAACCAGGCGGGTACGGATTGGTTTAAAGAATTATCACAAAATGCCCCTACGCAATCCTATCAATTGAGTGCAGTTGGTGGTGGTGAAAACGCATCTTATGCAGTCTCGGGAGGATATTTAGGGCAAAAAGGAACAGTAATCCATACTGGATTTGAAAGATTTAACGTCCGTTCAAATACGAACTTCTCTGCATTTAACAAGAAACTTCGTTTTGGAGAAAATATGCAGTATTCGATGACAAAAGGTCATGGTATTGGTGTTAATACGAATACAGCCGGAGATTATATAGGTGAAGGTAGTGCGCTTGGCTTTGCCTATCGGATTAAGAACATTATTCCTGTGTATGATGAGGGAGGGAACTTCGCTGGGTCGATTGGTGGATGGGGAAATGGTGAAAATCCTGTCGCTATTGCTTATCGCGCAAAAGATGATGTGAATAGATCCAATCTATTTTTTGGCAATGCTTTTGGAGAATATGATATTTTGAAGGGATTGACATTCAGGACAAGTTTTGGTATTAAATATGAAAATTATTATGGTGTTGATTATACCTATCCAAATCTCGAGTTTCAGGAGGGAAGTGCCAATAATGGGATTGCCGAAACGGCAGGTTACAATACTGAGTGGACTTGGACCAATACATTGAATTATAAAGTGAATTTTAACGACGTTCATAATTTAAATATTTTGTTGGGAACGGAGGCTATTGACAATTCGCATCGCCAAGTTAGAGGAACTGATAATGATTTCTTTATTACGAATAACTTAGATTATTTTTATGTCGGTTCGGGTAGCAAGAAATCGGGAGCAAGTGAAGGAGCCTACGGTTCGCTGTTTTCATTGTTTGGAAAGGTAGACTATTCTTATAAAGATCGTTATATATTAAGTGCCACAGTAAGAAGGGACGGTTCTTCAAATTTCGGACCGAATAACAAGTATGGTGTATTTCCGGGAGCCAGTGCAGCATGGCGCTTGTCACAGGAGGATTTTATGAAAAATATCTCTTGGTTGAATGATTTGAAAATCAGGGCGGGTTATGGAATTACGGGAAATCAACGAATTCCCGGTTATCAATACTTAAAGAGATTTCAACTATCACAAAATTCCTCTTCCTATCCAATTGGTGGAAGTCTTGTAAGTGGGATGTGGATCAGCGATTATCAAAATGAAAATGTGAAATGGGAACAGGTCAAATCGCTCAATCTCGGATTGGACTTCTCTATTCTTGAAGGTAAAATAGACGGAACATTTGACTGGTATAATAAGAAAACTACCGATATGTTATTTGCTTTACCTCTACCTGCAACAGCAGTTGGAAGGGGGAACTCTCCTTATTTAAATGTGGGTGATATGCAAAATAAAGGGGTAGAGTTGTCTCTTAACTATCACCATAAGCAACATGATCCGAATAAATTTGATTTTGACTTAGGGGTTAATTTCTCGAAAAATGACAATAAAATTCTTTCACTCGCTCCGGGAGTCGAACAGGTTGTGTACGGAGCGTTTCGGAGTATGGAGACATCTATTATGAAAGCGGGAAGCCCTTTTGGCGCATTTTATGGATTTAAGGTCGCAGGAATTTATCAGAATAGCGGTGAGTTGACTCAGTATGCTTCTTATGATTTGGCTCGTGTGGGCGGCTTCCGCTTTGAGGATATCAATAACGATGGTAAAATAGACGAAAGTGATAAAACGATTATTGGTAGCCCACATCCGGATTTTACCTATGCAATTAATTTTAACGCGCGGTATCAAAATTTTGATATGATGATGTATTTCTATGGATCAAAAGGTAATCAAAATTATGAAGCAACTCGTTATTTTACTGATTTTGGTGTTTTTGATGGACAAAAAAGTACGCGGCTCCTAGACATGTGGAGTACTGAAAACCCATCTGGTTCTGTACCATCGATAACCAAAGATAAAGTGTCTCCAAATGAATACGCTTCATCAACATATTATATTCAAGATGCGAGCTTTTTCAAAATGAAAAATTTCCAGATTGGATATAACTTTCAGACTGATAAATTATTTGGATCAAATACCGGGGTGAAGAGACTTCGTGCTTATCTAGGGGTGACCAATTTGTTTACAATTACAAAATATAAAGGATTAGATCCTGAAGTTACGGCGACACCTTCCAAATACCCTGCACTTGGCGTTGATTTTGGGGTGTATCCACAGTCAAGACAATACATGTTGGGCGTAAGTGTAGGATTTTAG
- a CDS encoding RagB/SusD family nutrient uptake outer membrane protein — MKNIKILLGITGIAILGLASCGKSFLEKNPQGQLIEDQVGIKKGVEASLIGAYSILNGNVSGTWGNYSSAPSQWVFGEITSDNAHKGSIPTDQPDMNALVNFSPISSNDNLSTMWQVYYEGVLRTNTTLKLLAEDQSKGKTVTAERAKQIEGEAKLLRAHYYFLLWRVFKNIPIINENTSIEEAKTIKNDQDILPLIESDLKTAVANLPLTKINNEAGRMDQNVAKSYLGKFYLYQKKYKEALDLFKAVIAGKDITTMPYQDNYDVLKEDGPEAIMVSKHIINPDGSGDNANVGDMLSGLNGGPVGCCGFYQPSIDLVNAYKVDANGLPLLDGSYRNNPYTSDILLTGKDLTDYKVNTNLQFDPRLDYNVGRRGVMYLDYGVFPGDPWLRREDGQRPHAGPFSIIKTMIPKALFSGHTANDGTYVTDLDVNIIRLADVILMAAECEVELNNLPEALKYVNAIRIRASKLPGKLTDTGVPAAKYNVKPYLTFTDQDQARRAVRFERRLELAMEGHRFYDLVRWGIAKDVITAYSAFEGGILPTFKNINFTPNKNEIFPIPQVEINASMGNLKQNPGY; from the coding sequence ATGAAAAATATAAAAATATTGCTTGGAATCACGGGTATAGCTATTCTGGGCTTAGCGAGTTGTGGTAAAAGTTTTTTGGAAAAGAATCCGCAAGGACAATTGATTGAAGATCAGGTCGGCATTAAAAAAGGTGTAGAAGCATCGCTAATAGGTGCCTATTCCATATTAAATGGTAATGTGAGTGGTACCTGGGGCAATTATTCTTCTGCTCCGAGCCAATGGGTATTTGGTGAAATTACTTCAGATAATGCGCATAAAGGATCCATACCGACAGATCAACCTGATATGAATGCATTGGTGAACTTTTCTCCTATTTCATCGAATGATAATTTAAGTACGATGTGGCAAGTGTACTATGAAGGTGTTCTCCGTACAAATACAACGCTCAAATTATTAGCTGAGGATCAGAGTAAAGGTAAGACTGTAACTGCAGAGCGTGCTAAACAGATCGAAGGAGAGGCAAAATTGTTACGGGCCCACTATTATTTTCTATTATGGCGTGTATTTAAAAATATTCCAATTATAAATGAAAATACCTCAATTGAAGAGGCTAAAACTATTAAAAATGATCAGGATATTTTGCCGCTGATTGAAAGTGATTTGAAAACTGCTGTTGCGAATTTACCTTTGACAAAAATTAACAACGAGGCTGGACGAATGGACCAAAATGTGGCAAAATCATATTTAGGGAAATTTTACCTTTATCAGAAAAAGTATAAAGAAGCACTTGATTTGTTTAAGGCTGTCATTGCAGGAAAAGACATCACCACAATGCCTTACCAGGACAACTACGATGTACTGAAAGAAGACGGTCCTGAGGCAATTATGGTATCAAAGCATATAATTAACCCGGATGGTTCGGGAGATAATGCAAATGTTGGGGATATGTTGTCGGGTTTAAATGGTGGACCTGTTGGATGTTGTGGTTTTTATCAACCTTCCATAGACTTGGTTAATGCCTATAAAGTTGACGCGAATGGATTACCGTTGTTAGATGGATCTTATAGAAACAATCCGTATACTTCGGATATTCTTTTGACAGGAAAGGATCTTACTGATTATAAGGTGAATACAAATCTACAATTCGATCCTCGCCTTGATTATAATGTCGGAAGAAGAGGAGTCATGTATTTGGATTATGGTGTATTTCCTGGAGATCCTTGGTTGAGACGTGAGGATGGACAGCGACCACATGCTGGCCCCTTCTCTATTATAAAGACAATGATCCCTAAAGCGCTATTTTCAGGACATACGGCGAATGATGGCACCTATGTTACAGATTTAGATGTAAATATTATTCGCCTCGCTGATGTTATATTAATGGCGGCTGAGTGTGAAGTTGAATTGAATAACCTTCCTGAAGCATTGAAGTATGTCAATGCTATTCGAATCAGGGCATCTAAATTGCCTGGAAAGCTGACAGATACAGGAGTTCCTGCTGCAAAATATAATGTGAAACCTTATCTCACTTTCACTGACCAAGATCAGGCTAGACGAGCAGTACGTTTTGAGCGTAGATTGGAGCTCGCAATGGAAGGACATCGTTTTTATGACCTTGTACGTTGGGGGATAGCGAAGGATGTAATTACAGCCTATTCGGCCTTCGAAGGAGGTATTCTTCCTACATTTAAAAATATCAACTTTACTCCCAATAAAAATGAAATCTTCCCGATTCCTCAAGTTGAAATCAATGCGAGTATGGGAAATCTAAAACAGAATCCCGGATACTAA
- a CDS encoding D-alanyl-D-alanine carboxypeptidase → MKKFLSALLLLWFVSVASFVTKAQGFEDVYQLFQESKILNDHFVGFSLYDLNANKYVMDINGNKHFTPASNTKMYTTYAALALLGDSIPGLEYVERGDSLLIWGTGDPTFLHNRLDTRVVYNFLKNTNKRIFVVPGTMKNKFFAHGWAMEDFEAYYQPEISTFPIYGNVVTFRQKGYNYLSTSPASFQNSLDFLPEPKVGDFELSRSFRANSFWMSKRPVPNGYVNEVPFIYSDSLFIKLLSDSLGKSVTLLSYQKPSNTKILYSGSTKNLIREMMLPSDNFIAEQFLMMCSWKQFGQFDTYLVRDWMKNNVYKYFSAEVAIFDGSGLSSYNKVTPQNNVDLLVVLKNKLPDEKERFRLFPAGGVDGTLKRTYSKDLGEPFVFAKTGTITSVYNQSGYLITRTGRRLAFSFMNNNYIDDRASAIRKEMAKIITYIRQTY, encoded by the coding sequence ATGAAAAAATTTTTAAGTGCATTGTTGCTGTTGTGGTTTGTGTCAGTTGCTAGTTTCGTGACGAAGGCTCAGGGTTTTGAGGATGTTTATCAGCTATTTCAAGAATCTAAAATATTAAATGATCATTTTGTTGGTTTTTCTTTGTATGACCTAAATGCCAATAAATATGTCATGGATATAAATGGTAATAAGCATTTTACACCAGCTTCCAATACAAAGATGTATACTACCTATGCTGCTCTAGCACTTTTGGGGGATTCAATACCTGGTTTGGAGTATGTGGAACGTGGAGACTCGCTGCTTATTTGGGGGACAGGTGATCCGACGTTTTTGCATAATCGCTTAGATACCCGGGTGGTGTACAACTTTTTAAAAAATACGAATAAACGCATTTTTGTTGTGCCAGGGACAATGAAGAATAAGTTCTTTGCGCATGGTTGGGCGATGGAAGATTTTGAAGCTTATTATCAGCCTGAAATCAGTACATTTCCTATTTATGGCAATGTGGTCACTTTTCGACAAAAAGGTTATAATTATTTATCAACTTCTCCAGCTAGTTTTCAAAATTCACTGGATTTTTTGCCGGAACCTAAGGTAGGTGATTTTGAACTTTCCCGTTCATTTCGTGCAAATTCCTTTTGGATGTCCAAACGTCCCGTTCCGAACGGCTATGTCAATGAAGTTCCTTTTATCTATTCTGATAGCTTATTTATTAAATTATTGTCGGATAGTCTAGGTAAATCCGTGACCTTATTGTCTTACCAAAAACCAAGCAATACCAAGATACTCTATTCCGGCAGTACCAAAAATTTAATCCGTGAAATGATGTTGCCAAGTGATAATTTTATTGCTGAACAATTTTTAATGATGTGTTCGTGGAAACAATTCGGTCAATTTGATACTTACTTGGTGCGGGACTGGATGAAGAATAACGTTTATAAATACTTTTCAGCTGAGGTTGCCATTTTTGATGGATCGGGCTTGTCGTCCTATAACAAAGTGACTCCGCAAAATAATGTCGATCTATTGGTCGTCTTGAAAAATAAGTTGCCGGATGAGAAGGAACGGTTTCGTCTTTTTCCGGCTGGAGGTGTAGATGGTACCCTGAAACGTACCTATAGCAAAGATCTCGGAGAACCGTTTGTTTTTGCTAAAACAGGAACGATTACATCTGTCTATAATCAAAGTGGTTATTTGATCACACGGACAGGAAGGCGCCTGGCATTTTCTTTTATGAACAATAATTATATAGATGATCGAGCAAGTGCAATTCGTAAAGAAATGGCTAAAATAATTACTTATATTCGTCAAACTTATTAA